CACACGGCCGGTGACCGCACTGGCCCACCAGTTCTCCTGGACGGTGGGGCTGGGCGCGCTGGCCGAAGGGCTGGGTTGTCGACCGGCGAGCCGCGACAGTGCCCGTGAGGCGTTCGCCGCGGGTCACCACTTGCTGGTGCTGCCCGGCGGCGATCTGGACGCCTTCAAGTCGTACAAGGACCGCAACCGCATCGTGTTCGGCGGGCGCAGCGGCTTCGCGAGGCTGGCCATGGAGCACGACTTACAGATCGTGCCGATCGTCACCGCCGGAGCCGGCGAATCGCTGCTGGCCCTGTCCAGCGGCCAGCGCCTGGCGCGGGCCTTGAAGCTGGATAAGACGCTGCGCCTCAAGGCGTTACCGATCAGCGTCTCGGTGCCGTGGGGTTTGAACATCGGTGCGGTCGGACTGCTGCCCTACGTGCCGCTGCCGACCAAACTGAGCACCCGCGTGCTGGCGCCGATGGTGCCCGCCGAGGGCGAAACCTCCGATGCGTTCGCCGAGCGGGTCCAGTCGGCGATGCAGAAGTCGCTGACCGACATGACCAAAAACCGGCGCCCCTTCCTGGGGTGAGCCCCATTGACCGGACCAAACCCTTCAGTTAGTGTAATGATCACTACAGGCATCCTAGGTCGGGTTGCGGCCTTGTCACTCTGCGTACCCGTGGACCGGCTCGCCGCGCGCGCAGCCCGTGCCCAGGGCTGAGGTGCCGGCGTCCGCGACGCGCGCTCGATAAGTGAGGCGAAACCGTATGTCTTCCTTCCTGTATTGGCTCGGTAGTCTGTTGACCCGACGCCGGGGCTGGGTGTTGGCGGCGTGGCTGTTGGTGCTGGCGGTGGCCGGCGGCGGCGCGGCGTTCAACACCGGGACCAACGACACCTTCGCCGTGCCGGGCACCCAGTCCCAAGACACCCTGGACTACCTGGGCCGGGTGTTCCCGCAGGTGTCGGGCAGCTCAGCGCAACTGGTGATCGTCGTCCCGCCCGGCAGTAACGTCACTGCACTGGCCGCACCGGCGACCGCCGTGGCGGTCACCCGACTCGCTGCCCTTGATCAGGTCGCTGCGGTGATCAACCCCTTCGACCCCGCGGCGGGGACCCATACACCCGCTGGAAGTCCCACACCGCGGATCCAGGCCCCGATCTCCACCGATCACCGGGCCGCTATCATCACCGCCCAGCTGCGTGTCGCGCTGACCGACGTGCACCCTGCCACCCGTACCCAGCTCACCACGATCGGCCATGACCTGGCCGCCGCGATCGGTCACGGCGCCACCGTCCACGTCGGCGGGCCAGCGTTTTCCAACCCGGTACCTAAGCTGAGCCCCACCGAAGGCATTGGCCTGCTGATCGCATTCGGGGTACTGCTGGCCGTGTTTGGATCGCTGATCGCAGCCGGGATGCCGCTGATGACCGCGATCCTGGGAGTGGCGATCTCGGTGGCGCTGATCTACACCGCCACCGTGGTGACCCCGGTGTCGTCGACCGCGCCGATGCTCGCGGTGATGCTGGGACTCGCGGTCGGGATCGACTACGCCCTATTTCTGCTGTCACGGCACCGCGACCAACTCGCCGAAGGCCTCGAGGTCGACGAGTCCATCGCCCGAGCCACCGCCACCGCCGGCTCGGCGGTGGTCTTCGCAGGTCTGACCGTCATCATCGCCCTGGTCGGTCTGGTCGTCGGACGCATCCCGTTTTTGACCACCATGGGCCTGTCCGCGGCTACCGCGGTGGCGATCGCGGTCGCGGTCGCGGTGACCTTGATCCCGGCCCTGATGAGCTTCGCCGGCGAACGCCTGCGCCCGGCGCCGCGGCGCACCACGTCTGGCGGCGGCGGGTGGGCGCGACGCTGGGTGCGCGCCGTCACCAAAATTCCCGCGCTCACCGTGGCGATCGTGATCGCCGCACTCACGGTGTGCACACTACCGACGACCCAGCTGCGTCTTGCGTTGCCCGACAACGGATCCGAAGAAGCCGGGAGTGCCGCACGCGACACATACGACACCGTCAGCCAGTTTTTCGGCCCCGGCTACAACGGCCCGCTCGTGGTGACCGCCGACATCATCGCCAGCACCGACCCGATCGGGGTGGTCAACACGATCGCCGAGCAGATCGCCCGGATGCCCGGGGTGGCGGCCGTCCCGCTGGCCAGCCCGGACCCCAAGGCCGACACCGGCGTCATCCAGGTCGTGCCCGCCGCCGCCCCGGACTCTGCGGCCACCGAGGATCTGGTCAACTCGTTGCGCGCCCAGCGCATCCACTTCCGGCAGGCCTACGGCATCGACACCGCTGTCACCGGGATCACCGCGGTCGGCGTCGATGTGTCCGCGCGCCTGGGCGCGGCCCTGCTGCCCTTCGGTGTGCTGGTCGTCGGGCTCTCACTGGTGTTGCTGGCCATGGTGTTCCGATCGATTTGGGTGCCCGTCAAAGCCGCCGCCGGCTACCTGCTGTCGGTCGGGGCGGCGTTCGGGGCCACCTCGTTCGTGTTCGGCCAAGGCCACCTGGCGGCGGCGCTGGGTGTTGAGCACACCGGTGCGGTGGTCAGCTTCTTACCGATCATCTTGATGGGTGTGCTGTTCGGGCTGGCCATGGACTACGAAGTGTTCCTAGTCTCCCGGATCCGGGAAAGCTATGTCCGGCACGGTGATCCGGGACAGGCCATCCAGGACGGATTCATCTCGGCCTCCCGCGTCGTGGTGGCGGCCGCGGTGATCATGTTCGCGGTGTTCGCCGCATTCGTGCCCGAAGGCAGCGCGATCATCAAACCGATCGCGTTCAGCTTGGCCGTCGGAGTGTTCATCGACGCGTTCGTGGTCCGCATGACCCTGGTTCCGGCGGTACTGGCGCTGCTGGGCCGCCACGCCTGGTGGCTACCGGGGGCCATCGACCGCCGGCTGCCGATCTTCGACGCCGAAGGCGATGGACTGATGCACGAACTGCGCCTGGCCGACTGGCCGACCCCCGACAGCGACGACGCGATCAACGCTGCCGGCCTGACCCGCACCGACGACCGCGGCCACGACGTCTACCGCGACATCAACCTCACCCTGGCCCGCGGGCACATCCTGGTCATTACCGGCGCCGGCCCGGCCGGCAAAACGGCGTTGCTCTATACCCTGGCCGCCCGCGTCGGACGCATCGACGGCGACCTCAAAGTTTTGGGATATGTTGTGCCCCAACACCTGCGCACCGTGCGCCGCCACGTCGCAGTGATTGACTGCCGCACCACCACCGACCCCGACACCGACGTCAACGCCGCACTGGGCGCCGACATCGCGCTGATCCTGCTCGACGACGTCGACCTGATCCTGCGCCCAGCCACCCGCGAGCACCTGCGCGCCGCACTGGCCGCGCGCACCACCGCCTCAGGACAGCCCGCCACATTCGTGCTGACCTGTCAGGACCCCGCCCGCATCGCCGACCTGCTGCCGGCCGACACCGGCGTCACCGACACCCTCGACCTGACCCTCGCCACGGTGGGAGCGCCGTCATGAACAGCACCGACCTTCGCGTGCGGCCCACCCCGCCCGACGCGGCGACCTGGCGAACCTGGGCGAGTCTGATCGTGCTGCCCGTGCTGGTGCTCACGCTGTTCTTGTGGGCCTTCTGGTCACCGCAGACCAACCACGGCGCCGCCACCGCGGCCGTGGTCAACGACGATCACCCGGTCACCATCGACGGCCAAACCCTGCCGCTGGGCCGCCAACTTGCCGCCAACCTCATCACCGCCCACGCCGCCTACAGCTGGGTCCTCACCGACGCCGCCGACGCCCGCAACGGGCTGGCCCGCGGCCGCTACGGCGCGGTGGTGTACATCCCATCAGACTTCTCGGCCAAGGCGACGTCCTCGGCCAGCCCGAACCCGCTAGCTGCCGGTCAGGCCCAGATACGAGTGCAGACCTCCAACGCCACCGGTGTGGCCGACCCCCTGGTCAGCACCCAGATCGCCGAAGTCATCCTGCACACCCTCAACCAGCAGATCGTCAAGACTTACCTCGACAAGGTCTACCTGTCGTTCTCGACCATTCACGACCAGCTCGACCACGCCGCCAGCGGCGCAACACAATTGGCCGACGGCGCCGACCAACTCAGCACCGGAGCCACTCAGCTGTCGACGGGAACCGCGCAACTGGCCGGCGGACTCAACGACGCCGAGGCCAAGCTCAACGATGCCCGCGCCGCGGTCAACGGCCTGCAACACCAGCTGCAAGTCCCGCCGCCACCATCGGGCGGGCCCCTGTCCCAAATCGAGCGCCTCGCCGCCGGCCTGGACAGTGCCGCCGTCGGCGCCACCAAGGTCAACGACGGCGCACACCAACTCGACAGCGGACTGCGCCAGTTATCCAGCGGCGCGCACCAATTGGCCGAGCAACTCGCCCGCGGCCGCGACCAGGTGCCCTCCTACGATCAAGCCCAACGCGAGCGCCTCACCAACGTCGCCGCCACCCCGGCCGTCGCGCTCACCGACACCACCGATCTAGGCGCCGCCGTGGCCGCCGTCGGCGTCACGCTGGCGTTGTGGAGCGCCGCGCTGGCCACCTACATCATCACCCGCGCCCTGCCCGCCGCCGTGCTGACCTCAAGAGAATCCACCCGCGCCATCGTGGCCCGCGCTGCCGCCCCGGGGGTCGCGGTCGCGCTGACCGCCGCCGCCGTCGTCACCGCAATCCTGCTGTCGGTCCTGCACCTCAGCCCCACCCGCTGGTGTGCCCTGCTGGGAGTGACCGCCTTGGCCGCGCTCACCTTCACCGCCCTCAACCAAGCCGCCACTGCGATACTGCGACGCCCCGGCCGCTTCCTTTGCATCACCGTGCTGGTGCTGGCCATCGTCACCAATCTGACCTCCACGATCCCGGCCACCCTGCACACCCTCGGCAGCTACCTGCCCACCCACGCCGCCGTGCTGGCGTTGCGCGGCGTCATCACCGGCTCCGACAGCGTCGGCGGCGGTATCGGGCAACTGATGGCCTGGCTGATCGGCGCCGCCGCCGCGACACTGCTGATCACCGAACACCGCCGTGCCCTGAGTAGCGCACAACTCCAGCTCGGACGGAACACGCCGCCGCTCGCTTGACCCCCGGCAGCCAGCTGGTGGCGTACTGCAGGCCGATCCCGTCGATGGCGCCGTTGATCGCGATCGTCGACACCGGTTGTGTCACAGAAAATCTCGCAGCAGGTCGGCGAAACGGTCGGGGTGTTCGAACTGCAGCCAGTGCCCGGCGCTCTTGACGATCTCCAGTCGCGCGTTGGGCAGCATCGCGGCATACCAGCGGCTGGCCTGCGGGTCGATGATGCGGTCGCTGTCGCCGTGTACCAGCAACACCGGGTGGGTGATGGTGGCCATGGTCTCAGCGGTGATCGGCAAGGGCCCGCCGGTAGGTGCGAACGTGGCACGGTGGGAGCGTTCCACCTCCGGGCGCGTCGCGCGCAGCATCCGCTCGGCGGCGATGCCCATAAGTTGGTCCCCGAAAACCCCGGAGTCGCTGACGAACTGGGTCAACAGCCGGCTCATCGCCTCCACAGACGGGTCGTCGTAGAACAGGATCAGCGAGACCAACCCGCGGGTTGGGGGCAGCGGCGCTCCGCCGGCGCCCATCAGTACCAGACGGCGCACCCGCTGCGGGTGTGCCAGCGTCAAGCACATGCCAACGATGGCGCCCATCGAGTTGCCGACGATGTCGACCTGATCGATCCCCAACTGGTCGAGTAGCGCGATCAGGGTGGCGACCCGCAAATCGGTGAACGCGGCGATACCCTGCGGCGGCGGATCGGGGTGGGTGGAGTCGCCAAACCCGATCACATCGGGAGCCAGGTTGTAGAAGTCACCGGCCAGGGCGGCCAGCAGGTTCTCCCAGTTGGTCAGGGCCGTGACACCGGGTCCAGATCCATGCAGCCACAGCACCGGTCGGCTAGCGGGGTCTCCTGAGGTGGACAGATGGAACCGGACATCGCCGACGGCCACATCCTGAGTGGTGATCGTCGATGTCGTCACAAGGCCGCCCCTACCGCGGCGTGCACGATGCCCGGCACCGGCGCATCGTCGGGGCGATAATGACCTGAGCTGCTCATCGCGTCGTAGTGCCCGGGCGGCCACGGTGAGCTGGTGTCGATCGTTTTTCCGCCCGAGCCGTACTCGATCTCAAAACCCGACGGCCCCCGCACATAGAACGAGTACATCTCGTCATTGGTGTGGCGGCCCAGCGTCATCGCGACGGGTAATCCACAGTTCTGCACCAGCTTCCACGCGGACTCGACAGTCTGCGGGTCCGCTACTTCCAGCATCAGGTGGTGAAAGCCACGCAGACCGGGCACCGCGGTGAACGCCAGGCTGTGATGGCGGGCATTGCAGTGCAGGAACCGCACCGTGATGCCGTCCTCGATGTCATCGGATATCCGAAAACCCAGTACATCGACGAAAAACTCGGTGGCCGCCTCGAAGTCGGGCACGATCAACACGCCATGGCCCAGACCCTGATCGCCGGTGACGAACGACACCCCAGCCCGACCGGGCACGAAAGCCTCAGCAGCGGCGGGGATTCCGTGCACGAGTTCGTGGCGGAAGCCGAACGGGTCGATAAACCATGCAGCCCCGTCGACGCCTCGGGCTTGGGCCAATGCGTCGTCGACATGGACTACGACACCCCGCGCGGATAGCCGCGCGGCGATTGCGGCCAGGTTCTCGGGGCCAGCGACCGACCAGCCAAGGTAAGCGACGTCGTTGGTGTCACCGGGATGGATCGCGATGCGCCACGGGGCGTCATCGCTGCGCAACCGCAGCGCGCCGTCACCATCTGGCTCGGCAACTTGCAGACCGAGAACGTCGGGGCCGAAGGTGGCCCACTGCTGATAGTCCGGTGAGGTGAACCCGATGTAGGACAGTGCCTGGATCACAGCACCATCTCCGGGGTCTTGGTGCCCATCAGCGAGCCGCCGACGGATTTGGCCAGCGGGTCGGCAACTAGATAAGCATGCCCCATGGCGGCTTGGATGTCCTGGAATCGGCGCTGCAGTGGGTGATTGAGGAACACCGAGCGGCCCGACGCGGCGCGCATCAGATCTCCAATCGCCGCCGCCACGAGTTCACAGCTGCGGTTGAGGTTCCAGCGGAATCGGCCTCGCTGCTCCATTGTCGCGATAACGCCGTCGAGAGCCATCTGCCACAGCGTGTCGACGTCGGTGTGCAGCATCGCCAGCGCGGCATCCAGCGTCCAGGTCGCCTCGGCCAGCCGGCGCTGGGTCAACGGATCATCGGCCTGCGCCAGGCCTGGCGGGATAACCCGGGTGGACGACTCCTGGGTCCAGCGCTGCACGAAACCGGTGGCTGAACCCAGCACGCTGGCGGCCAGTGCGATGTTGAAAACCACCGACCACGGCAGCAGATATAGCGGTCCGGGATTGACCTGCTGGCCGGGCAGGGGCTTTCCGAACGCGTAATCTAAATGTGATTGCGAACGGTGTTCGGGGACAAAGGTTTCTGCGACCACGATGTCTTTGCTGCCGGTGCCGCGCAGTCCTGCGACATGCCAGTTGTCCTCGATGCGGTACTGGTCGGCGTGCAGCAGAAACGACCGGTACTCGGACCCCTCCGGTCCGCGCAGGATCGCCCCGACGTTGACCCCCTCGCAGTGGTCACACCCCGAGGAGAAGGACCAGCGGCCCGATACCTGATACCCGCCGTTGACGCGCTGGGCCGTCCCGGTCGGGTTGTAGGACGACGAATGCATCCGTGCTGGCTCGTCGCCCCACATCTCCTGCTGGGCCTGATCCGGGAACAACGCCAGCTGCCACGGGTGCACCCCGATGACACCGGTCACCCAGCCCGCCGACGGCGAGGCCTTCGATACCTCGATGACGCAGTCGACGAACTCCCGCAGGGAGACTTCGCCGCCGCCGAACCGCGCTGGCTGCAAGGCCCGCAGAAACCCGATGTCCTGCAACTGTTTCCACACATTGTCCGGTAACTGGCGTAATTCGGCGGCCTCGTCCTCGGCGGCGGCCAGTTCCGGAGCGATCCGCTGCGCCTCATCGATTAGCGACATAGCCCACTTCCTCCTGTAGTGAGCGATACAATAAGGAAGGTTTGACGGTAAAGTCAAGAGCAGGAAAAACAGGAGGCCACCATGACCACCACCCCGGATAAACCCCGCCAGCGCCGCGTCAACGGCGAAGCGTCGAGGTTGAAGATCCTGCAAGCAGCAACCGAGATCGCCGCCGAGCGGGGCTACGAGGGCACCTCAATCGGGCTGGTCAGTGAGCGCTCAGGCCTGCCCGCAAGTTCGATCTACTGGCACTTCAAGGACAAAGACGCGCTCATCGCCGCCGTCATCGACCACAGCTTTGAGACCTGGCTTTCCAACGCCGGCATCGGACCAGAGCTTCCCGAAGGACCAATCGATGACCAACTCAAAGCGATGATGCAGGGCACAGCTAAAGCACTGCGGGAATCCTCGGACTTCCTGCGCCTCGGTCTGATGCTTACCCTGGAGCGACGCCCCGAAGAACCCACTGCCCGGCGCCGATTCCTGGCTGTGCGTGACGCGACCCTGACACGCACCATCGCAACGTTCGCCCGGCTGTTCCCCGACCTCGACGAGTCCGCGCTACGGACCCTCGCCACTTTCACTATGGCCACCGCCGACGGACTGTTCATCGTCAGCGAAATCGACGGCGACGGCGCCGACATCACCGCAGAATTCGACATGCTCGCCTCCGCCATCCATGGCGCTGTCACCCACCTGCGCAATCGTTGAACCGAAGCCGTTCAACGCCACTCGCCGCATCTGCACGACCAGCAGTGGCAGCACCCGACTCTCCCCTGTGCCCGCTGCACCCACTCCGTCTGGAACCCCCCGCGAGCGTGAGTAATCGAGCAGCTAGAAATCGCTTGGAAGTAACTGCGCATGTGATGTCAAATTTGAAGTGGTAGTGAGACAAGCCGATGTGCGTGCTGGGAGATTGGGCCTAGTGTAGGTTCTCGCGGCGCGCTTCAAGATCTCACGTTTAACTGTCGATGAACTTCAAAACTGAAGCGCCAGTGAGACTCAGAGATGCGGGTGCGGCTGAGAGGTGTGGGTTGCCCACTCCGCCGCTCTCGTCTAAACACCTCTTGGCGACTCCAAAGGCATGCGGTGCATGGGAAGCTCACTCGACGGTCTGGTGTTGTGTCGCAACCGATTCCATATCCTCACGACCAGTTTCATCTCGGCACTAGAATCCCAAAGGCGACGCCCGCTACTGCAGCCAGACTTGAGAACCGACAGACGGCACCGGGTCGAATCGAGAAACTTCTACCGCAGAACCGCCCTGCCGAACCAATGGCACAGCAGCAGGGCCACTTCGACATCGAGACGATCGTCGGCAATCGGTCGGCCCCGACGTTCGACTGCGCGGTTCACGCGATACTTGACGGAATTCGAATGTAGGTGCAATTCCTCAGCGGCAGCCTTATGGCTGGATCCGGTGCGCAGGAAAGTCCGCAACGTGTCACGCAACCGCTCGTCGGACTCGGTGTCGGAAGCGAGCGGACCGAGTACCTCCGTGATCCATGCGGAAGCCGCTTCGATGTCGTCGCCTAGCAGCGCGGCCATTTCCAGCCCAGGATCGCGGGGGGTGATGATCCGGTCGGTGACGATACCCGAAATGAGCGCTACTGAGCGGCCATGTTCCGCCTGCTGATGTGAACGGCGAAATCCGGCGATGTCGGGCAGTGGGTTACCGGCAGAGATCGACGGTGCGCTCGGTGTTGATTTGACGAACCGCCGGATCCTTTCCAACACATCCGGTTTCGATGCGCTAGGCATCGGGATCCAAGCCCATGCGGTCACTCGGTCCACTGAGATGAACAGCGGAGCCTCCTGGGAGCCCAGCGCTTTCGAGAGCTTGTGCACACATGCTTCCATCGCATCTAGCTCGCCGCCGTCGTCGGACTCGGCGCACCACACGACAATCCCGACGTGGATTCGGCGAAGCGGGTAGCGGATCGCAATGGCCGCCGCGTCGACGTCGACATCGCCACCGGCGAGCAACTCACGAACATGTAACGTGCGCAGGGTATTTCGGTTTCCTAACCAACGTTCACGTTCTTCCTGATAGGTGGCGAGCATCAGCTGCGAGATCAGGTCGATATAAGCGAAGGACACCCCCTCCATTTGCTCGTAGACCGCCAGGCGCAACGTGGGGTCGCTGACGTAGCTCCTGATCTCGTCGAGTACGAAGGCCAGCGCCGCGCGGTGGCCGAGGCGGTAGGCACGCACCAACGCGTCGGCGGACACTTCGCGCTGAGCTAGTCGACGGGCGTACTCGAGCGCGGCGGTCGGCGGTTCGATGTGTTCGACGGGGATGCCGTTGCGAATTGCCGAGAAGAACGTGTCGACGTTGGACGCGACAGTGTCACGCATCAACTGAATCAGCTGCGCATCGCCGTCCAGGTCAGTGATCTCGCTGACCAGCAGCTGCTGTATTGCCTGCGTAGCAGCCTCCAACTGGCTGTCCAGTCGGGCGGCGACCTCCGCAGCGGTCTTCACGATGATCGTCCGGTCGGTTCGACTTCCGTCGGCCCCCATGCTTCGACGGTAGTTGGACTTGTCCCCGGAAGACAATGGTGCGCTGATCGTTGTCCCCAGACGACGTCGACGCAGCGACGTGAGGTGAGTAGCTTTTTGGACAAGCGCGGCTGCCGTCATCACATGACCAGCGGACCCGAATCCAGCACCGCGCGTTCGGAATTGATTCTTGACCCATTGGCCCGCGTGCACGGCGGAAGGAGACCACATGCCCACCACTCGGCACACTCCCTCAGCCGCGTGCGCACGATGAGGTCGGCCATGATCGCGCGACCGGCCAAATCCCACACAGATGACAGGGCGGGGAAGGCGCTCTTCGAGTCGATGATCGAGGAACACCAGGAGCTCGCCGAGCGCATCCGCATGGCCATCATGGCCGGACTTCCCGTGTACCGGGCGATTCCGCACGAGACGCTCACGGCCGAGGTGGCCCTGCAGGTTCACCGCATCTTGTTGTCCGCCAGAGACACCCATGCGGACGTGACTGGCGACGAGCTAGCCGAGCTTGAAGCCATCGGTGAAGCACGCGCGCGCCAGGGCATACCGGTCGAGGACATGTTGCGCGCGTGGCGGATCGGAATTGGAGTCGTTCTCGGTTACGCACACGAGGTCGTCCAACGATTCACCATCGCGGACGTTCACATCCTGGAGTTCGTTGAGTCGGTGCTGCAGTGGTGCGATGTCGCCATGGTCGCCACGGCCAGGGCTCACCGCCGGGCCGAGCTGACACAGGCGATCGCCGAGGACGCCCGACGCACGGCATTTGTCCGGTCCGTGCTGCTGGGTACGGTCGCGGTCACCGAACTCGCGGTTCACGCCGAGGTCTTCGGGATCGACCCGGTCGGCGAGTATGTCGCGGTCCGGGCCCGGCTGGAGGACACGGCAGACCAGCATCGACTCGAACGGGAGTTGGGGTTTGACGACCCCGCTCAGCGGCGCCGCGGCCTGTGTGCGGTACTCGATGGTGACATCGCGGGCTTTTTGAGTGAACCGCCGCCGCACTCCATTGATGGGGTGGTCGGTTACGGCCCACCTGAATCGTTGAAGGGCCTCGCCGAGTCGTATCGCCTCGCGGCGCGAGCGCTGGTCACAGTCCAGGCATGCAACTTGCGGGGTGCTTATGACGTCGCGTCTCTGGGGCTGCGCGCGGCGGTGGCCATGGATGCCGACGTCGGTGAGTCGCTACGCCGCCGATATCTGGAACCCCTGGACGCGGGCGCCTCGGGCACGGAATTGACGGCGACGTTACGGGCGTACCTGGCCTGCGGCATGCACGTGGAGCGAGCTGCCAAGCGCTTGTTCGTTCATCAAAACACCGTGCGCTATCGACTTACCCGGTTCGAGGAGTTGACCGGCGAGAGTCTGCACGAGCCAGAGGTTCTACTCGGGCTTTGGTGGGCACTCGAGCGGTCGGGGATGCGCTTGTAATGGCCGCCAAAGTGGGACATGAAATCTCGGAGTTGGCTCCGAAGACGTCCATCCATAACCGACGGACACTCGACCGTATGTCCCTGCTGGCCTGCGGCGTGTTGACCGAAACCATTGAATCAACGAGTGGGAAGCGATGACTAGGACAACCCGGCCGCGTACCGGCCACCTGACGAACACGAGCGATTTGGCGCGCGAGGGGCAAGCTCCGGCGCTACGCGGCCCCAACGAGCGTTTCATGCGTTACGTGCAAAATCCCATCTGGAACTTCTTGTGCGACCACTACTTTCGTCTCGAAATCGACGGCTGGCACCGGATCCCGGATGAGACTTCGCTGCTGATCGGCATCCATTCCGGTGGTGCGCTGACCATGGACGCCTGGACCCTGGTGCACTCTTGGTATCGGCGATTCGAAGGACGCCGCATTTTGCACGGCACCGCTCACGACGTGCTGATGGCCGCCCCCCTGCTGGGCGACTACTTCAGGGCGGTCGGTGTGATCCCGGCGTCGCGCAGGGGAGTCACCGACGCCCTGGCTGCCGGCCAAGACGTCATTGTGTGGCCCGGTGGTGAGCAGGATGCCATGCGCAGCTGGCGTCATCGAGACAAGGCGATGCTGTTCGGCCGCAAAGGCTTTGTCCGACAAGCCATTCGCTCAGGTGTTCCGATCGTTCCGGTAGCGACGATAGGAGGTCACGACACCGTCTTCGTGCTTTCCGAAGGTAGATTCATCGCCCGCTGGACCGGTCTTGGCAAGCGGCTGCGTGGTGCGACGGCTCCGATCATCGCGGGTGTGCCATTTCCGCTCGCCATCGAGATCATGCCGGCACACCTGCCGCTACCGGCGAAGATCCGCAGCGAGTTCCTCGACCCCATCCACGTCGACACCGACCCCGAGCGTGCCGACGACAGTGCATACGTCGACGCCGTCTACGACCAGGTCCAAGGTGCGATCCAGGACGGCGTGAACCGCCTTGCCAAACGCCGCAGCTTCCCGGTGCTGGGGTGACCGGCAATGCCTGGGCACAAAGCCACCGAGGAGGCAATGCCA
The nucleotide sequence above comes from Mycobacterium vicinigordonae. Encoded proteins:
- a CDS encoding 1-acyl-sn-glycerol-3-phosphate acyltransferase, with translation MSKLLLDRPDTELLDAALLEALDEDLRLPDGEPPAEPEAANAAGMVLRRVCIEFVRRYHRLEVQVEPGVLDRPVLFVANHGFGGLFDLNVFAVGAAIEQMGVTRPVTALAHQFSWTVGLGALAEGLGCRPASRDSAREAFAAGHHLLVLPGGDLDAFKSYKDRNRIVFGGRSGFARLAMEHDLQIVPIVTAGAGESLLALSSGQRLARALKLDKTLRLKALPISVSVPWGLNIGAVGLLPYVPLPTKLSTRVLAPMVPAEGETSDAFAERVQSAMQKSLTDMTKNRRPFLG
- a CDS encoding MMPL family transporter; amino-acid sequence: MSSFLYWLGSLLTRRRGWVLAAWLLVLAVAGGGAAFNTGTNDTFAVPGTQSQDTLDYLGRVFPQVSGSSAQLVIVVPPGSNVTALAAPATAVAVTRLAALDQVAAVINPFDPAAGTHTPAGSPTPRIQAPISTDHRAAIITAQLRVALTDVHPATRTQLTTIGHDLAAAIGHGATVHVGGPAFSNPVPKLSPTEGIGLLIAFGVLLAVFGSLIAAGMPLMTAILGVAISVALIYTATVVTPVSSTAPMLAVMLGLAVGIDYALFLLSRHRDQLAEGLEVDESIARATATAGSAVVFAGLTVIIALVGLVVGRIPFLTTMGLSAATAVAIAVAVAVTLIPALMSFAGERLRPAPRRTTSGGGGWARRWVRAVTKIPALTVAIVIAALTVCTLPTTQLRLALPDNGSEEAGSAARDTYDTVSQFFGPGYNGPLVVTADIIASTDPIGVVNTIAEQIARMPGVAAVPLASPDPKADTGVIQVVPAAAPDSAATEDLVNSLRAQRIHFRQAYGIDTAVTGITAVGVDVSARLGAALLPFGVLVVGLSLVLLAMVFRSIWVPVKAAAGYLLSVGAAFGATSFVFGQGHLAAALGVEHTGAVVSFLPIILMGVLFGLAMDYEVFLVSRIRESYVRHGDPGQAIQDGFISASRVVVAAAVIMFAVFAAFVPEGSAIIKPIAFSLAVGVFIDAFVVRMTLVPAVLALLGRHAWWLPGAIDRRLPIFDAEGDGLMHELRLADWPTPDSDDAINAAGLTRTDDRGHDVYRDINLTLARGHILVITGAGPAGKTALLYTLAARVGRIDGDLKVLGYVVPQHLRTVRRHVAVIDCRTTTDPDTDVNAALGADIALILLDDVDLILRPATREHLRAALAARTTASGQPATFVLTCQDPARIADLLPADTGVTDTLDLTLATVGAPS
- a CDS encoding YhgE/Pip family protein, yielding MNSTDLRVRPTPPDAATWRTWASLIVLPVLVLTLFLWAFWSPQTNHGAATAAVVNDDHPVTIDGQTLPLGRQLAANLITAHAAYSWVLTDAADARNGLARGRYGAVVYIPSDFSAKATSSASPNPLAAGQAQIRVQTSNATGVADPLVSTQIAEVILHTLNQQIVKTYLDKVYLSFSTIHDQLDHAASGATQLADGADQLSTGATQLSTGTAQLAGGLNDAEAKLNDARAAVNGLQHQLQVPPPPSGGPLSQIERLAAGLDSAAVGATKVNDGAHQLDSGLRQLSSGAHQLAEQLARGRDQVPSYDQAQRERLTNVAATPAVALTDTTDLGAAVAAVGVTLALWSAALATYIITRALPAAVLTSRESTRAIVARAAAPGVAVALTAAAVVTAILLSVLHLSPTRWCALLGVTALAALTFTALNQAATAILRRPGRFLCITVLVLAIVTNLTSTIPATLHTLGSYLPTHAAVLALRGVITGSDSVGGGIGQLMAWLIGAAAATLLITEHRRALSSAQLQLGRNTPPLA
- a CDS encoding alpha/beta fold hydrolase; protein product: MTTSTITTQDVAVGDVRFHLSTSGDPASRPVLWLHGSGPGVTALTNWENLLAALAGDFYNLAPDVIGFGDSTHPDPPPQGIAAFTDLRVATLIALLDQLGIDQVDIVGNSMGAIVGMCLTLAHPQRVRRLVLMGAGGAPLPPTRGLVSLILFYDDPSVEAMSRLLTQFVSDSGVFGDQLMGIAAERMLRATRPEVERSHRATFAPTGGPLPITAETMATITHPVLLVHGDSDRIIDPQASRWYAAMLPNARLEIVKSAGHWLQFEHPDRFADLLRDFL
- a CDS encoding VOC family protein: MIQALSYIGFTSPDYQQWATFGPDVLGLQVAEPDGDGALRLRSDDAPWRIAIHPGDTNDVAYLGWSVAGPENLAAIAARLSARGVVVHVDDALAQARGVDGAAWFIDPFGFRHELVHGIPAAAEAFVPGRAGVSFVTGDQGLGHGVLIVPDFEAATEFFVDVLGFRISDDIEDGITVRFLHCNARHHSLAFTAVPGLRGFHHLMLEVADPQTVESAWKLVQNCGLPVAMTLGRHTNDEMYSFYVRGPSGFEIEYGSGGKTIDTSSPWPPGHYDAMSSSGHYRPDDAPVPGIVHAAVGAAL
- a CDS encoding acyl-CoA dehydrogenase family protein, coding for MSLIDEAQRIAPELAAAEDEAAELRQLPDNVWKQLQDIGFLRALQPARFGGGEVSLREFVDCVIEVSKASPSAGWVTGVIGVHPWQLALFPDQAQQEMWGDEPARMHSSSYNPTGTAQRVNGGYQVSGRWSFSSGCDHCEGVNVGAILRGPEGSEYRSFLLHADQYRIEDNWHVAGLRGTGSKDIVVAETFVPEHRSQSHLDYAFGKPLPGQQVNPGPLYLLPWSVVFNIALAASVLGSATGFVQRWTQESSTRVIPPGLAQADDPLTQRRLAEATWTLDAALAMLHTDVDTLWQMALDGVIATMEQRGRFRWNLNRSCELVAAAIGDLMRAASGRSVFLNHPLQRRFQDIQAAMGHAYLVADPLAKSVGGSLMGTKTPEMVL